One Felis catus isolate Fca126 chromosome D1, F.catus_Fca126_mat1.0, whole genome shotgun sequence DNA segment encodes these proteins:
- the TNNI2 gene encoding troponin I, fast skeletal muscle — translation MGDEEKRNRAITARRQHLKSVMLQIAATELEKEESRRETEKQNYLSEHCPPLHVPGSMSEVQELCKQLHAKIDAAEEEKYDMEIRVQKSSKELEDMNQKLFDLRGKFKRPPLRRVRMSADAMLKALLGSKHKVCMDLRANLKQVKKEDTEKERDLRDVGDWRKNIEEKSGMEGRKKMFESES, via the exons ATGGGGGA TGAGGAG AAACGCAACAGGGCCATCACGGCCCGGAGACAGCACCTGAAG AGTGTGATGCTCCAGATCGCGGCCACCgagctggagaaggaggagagtcGCCGTGAGACTGAGAAGCAGAACTACCTGTCTGAGCACTGCCCCCCACTGCACGTCCCCGGCTCCATGTCTGAAGTGCAG gagctcTGTAAGCAGCTGCACGCCAAGATCGACGCGGCCGAGGAGGAGAAGTATGACATGGAAATAAGGGTCCAGAAGAGCAGCAAGGAG CTGGAGGACATGAACCAGAAGCTGTTCGACCTGAGAGGCAAGTTCAAGAGGCCCCCGCTGAGACGGGTGCGCATGTCGGCTGACGCCATGCTCAAGGCGCTGCTGGGCTCCAAGCACAAGGTGTGCATGGACCTTCGGGCCAACCTGAAGCAGGTCAAGAAGGAGGACACCGAGAAG GAGCGGGACCTGCGCGACGTGGGCGACTGGCGGAAGAACATCGAGGAGAAGTCTGGCATGGAGGGCAGGAAGAAGATGTTCGAGTCCGAGTCCTAG
- the SYT8 gene encoding synaptotagmin-8: MGRPPDAHSTLAPAGTTTVPGLIPDLVARLPWPSWALTAVAVAAGVLAVSCLLCVACCCCCHLRSQGCRKKPRGQEAVGLGGPQGTTSIHLVQPDVESSESAPGGPRHWGRLLLSLGYDFGSQEIQVGLKQAADLRAGGPGGTADPYARVSLSTGAGHTHETRVHRGTLCPTFHETCCFHVPQRELARTALRVQVLSFRRFSAHEPLAELSLPLGTVDPQHVLEQWYQLGPPGTTEPEPSGELCLSLRYAPGSGRLTVVVLEARGLSPGLADPYVKVQLMLNQRKWKKRKTSARKGTAAPYFNETFTFLVPFSQVQSVDLVLAVWARGPHFRAEPVGKVLLGARASGQALQHWADMLAHARRPVAQWHRLRPAGEVDGALALKPRLHLPLPGS; this comes from the exons ATGGGGCGCCCCCCAGACGCCCACAGCACCCTGGCCCCGGCGGGCACCACAACTGTACCCGGGCTCATTCCGGACCTCGTGGCCAGGCTCCCCT ggcccagctgggCGCTCACGGCCGTCGCTGTGGCTGCCGGCGTCCTCGCCGTGTCCTGCCTCCTCTGTGTCgcctgttgctgctgctgccatCTCCGCAGCCAGGGCTGCAGGAAGAAGCCCAGGGGCCAGGAGGCTGTGGGCCTGGGCGGCCCTCAGGGCACCACCAGCATCCACCTG GTGCAGCCGGACGTGGAGAGCTCGGAGTCTGCCCCCGGGGGCCCCCGGCACTGGGGACGCCTGCTGCTCTCCCTGGGGTACGACTTTGGAAGCCAGGAG ATCCAGGTGGGCCTCAAGCAGGCCGCAGACCTGAGGGCCGGGGGCCCGGGCGGCACGGCAGACCCCTACGCCCGCGTCAGCCTCTCCACGGGGGCGGGGCACACGCACGAGACCAGGGTGCACCGTGGCACGCTGTGCCCCACGTTCCACGAGACCTGCTGCTTCCAC GTGCCACAGCGCGAGCTGGCTCGGACCGCCCTGCGGGTGCAGGTGCTAAGCTTCAGGCGGTTCTCTGCCCACGAGCCGCTGGCTGAGCTCAGCCTGCCGCTGGGCACCGTGGACCCGCAGCACGTCCTAGAGCAGTGGTACCAGCTGGGCCCGCCGGGCACCACCGAG CCCGAGCCCTCGGGTGAGCTGTGCCTCTCGCTCCGGTACGCGCCCGGCTCGGGCCGGCTGACCGTCGTCGTGCTGGAGGCCCGAGGCCTGAGCCCGGGACTGGCAG ACCCCTACGTGAAGGTCCAGCTCATGCTGAACCAGAGGaagtggaagaagagaaagacctCGGCTCGGAAGGGCACGGCCGCCCCCTACTTCAACGAGACCTTCACCTTCCTCGTGCCTTTCAGCCAGGTCCAG AGCGTGGATCTGGTGCTGGCCGTCTGGGCCCGGGGCCCGCACTTCCGGGCCGAGCCCGTGGGCAAGGTGCTGCTGGGCGCGCGGGCCTCGGGTcaggccctgcagcactgggccGACATGCTGGCCCACGCCCGGCGGCCTGTTGCCCAGTGGCACCGCCTGCGGCCCGCCGGGGAGGTGGACGGAGCCCTGGCCCTGAAGCCCCGCCTGCACCTGCCCTTGCCTGGCTCCTGA